The proteins below are encoded in one region of Flavobacterium sp. IMCC34852:
- the nosZ gene encoding Sec-dependent nitrous-oxide reductase yields MKNKFVKAIFAIALGSALFTSCKPKNSGDAVSGDAAQKAYVAPGKYDEFYNFVSGGFSGQLSVYGLPSGRLFRVIPVFSVDPEKGWGYSEETKPMLNTSNGFVPWDDLHHTEMSQTNGEVDGRWVFGNANNTPRIARIDLKTFKTAEIIELPNSGGNHSSPFITENTEYVVAGTRFSVPADYANGDVAINTYKENFKGHISFVKVGKEGEMDLAFQIVTPGVNFDLSHAGKGKSHGWFFFSCYNTEQANTLLEVNASQRDKDFIMAVNWKKAEEYIKAGKGKKQTVKYAHNKWNEKTHTATSEIKNEVLVLDAAALKDICYMIPCPKSPHGCDVDPTGEYIVGSGKLAALIPVFSFDKLMGAIKNKKFEGDYGGINVVKYEAALHGEVQKPGLGPLHTEFDGRGNAYTTFFVSSEVVKWDIKSLKVLDRVPTYYSVGHLCIPGGDSKKPFGKYLIAYNKITKDRYLPTGPELAQSAQIFDISGDKMELVLDFPTIGEPHYAQAAPADLIRNNGQLKFYKIADNNHPFVAKGEKEAKVTRKGNRVDVYMTSIRSHFAPDNIEGIKVGDEVYFHVTNLEQDWDVPHGFAIKGADNGELLIMPGETATLKWVPKKTGIWPMYCTDFCSALHQEMQGYVRVSPAGSSVPLSWSVGTNLPKATK; encoded by the coding sequence ATGAAAAATAAGTTTGTTAAAGCAATTTTTGCGATTGCTCTTGGGAGTGCTTTGTTCACTTCTTGTAAGCCAAAAAACTCCGGAGATGCCGTGAGTGGTGACGCCGCTCAAAAAGCCTATGTTGCTCCGGGAAAATATGATGAGTTTTATAACTTCGTGTCTGGTGGTTTCAGTGGACAACTGAGCGTTTACGGTCTTCCAAGTGGAAGATTGTTCAGAGTAATTCCGGTGTTCTCCGTTGACCCTGAAAAAGGTTGGGGATACAGTGAGGAAACCAAACCCATGTTAAATACCTCCAATGGGTTTGTGCCTTGGGATGATTTACACCATACCGAAATGTCACAAACCAATGGTGAAGTAGATGGTCGTTGGGTTTTTGGTAATGCCAATAACACGCCGCGTATCGCTCGTATCGATTTGAAAACTTTCAAAACTGCGGAAATAATCGAGCTGCCTAACAGTGGCGGAAATCACTCTTCTCCGTTCATTACCGAAAACACCGAATATGTAGTAGCAGGAACACGTTTTAGTGTACCAGCCGATTATGCTAACGGAGATGTAGCTATCAATACTTATAAAGAAAACTTCAAAGGCCACATCAGTTTTGTAAAAGTGGGGAAAGAAGGGGAAATGGACTTAGCGTTCCAAATTGTAACGCCGGGTGTTAACTTCGACCTTTCTCACGCCGGAAAAGGAAAATCACACGGTTGGTTCTTCTTCTCCTGCTACAACACCGAACAAGCCAATACGTTGTTGGAAGTAAATGCTTCTCAACGCGACAAAGATTTTATCATGGCCGTAAACTGGAAAAAAGCCGAAGAATACATCAAAGCCGGAAAAGGTAAAAAACAAACAGTTAAATACGCTCACAACAAATGGAATGAGAAAACACATACTGCTACTTCTGAAATCAAAAACGAAGTATTGGTCTTAGATGCTGCTGCTTTAAAAGACATTTGTTATATGATTCCTTGCCCGAAATCACCTCACGGTTGTGACGTGGATCCAACAGGAGAATACATCGTAGGTTCAGGTAAATTGGCTGCTTTGATTCCGGTATTTAGTTTTGACAAATTAATGGGTGCTATCAAAAACAAAAAATTTGAAGGTGACTACGGCGGAATCAATGTAGTTAAATACGAAGCTGCTTTACACGGTGAAGTTCAAAAACCGGGCTTAGGACCATTACACACCGAGTTCGACGGTAGAGGAAATGCTTATACCACTTTCTTCGTATCTTCTGAAGTAGTAAAATGGGATATCAAATCTTTGAAAGTATTGGATAGAGTACCAACATATTATTCTGTAGGTCACTTGTGTATTCCCGGCGGTGACAGTAAAAAACCATTCGGTAAATACTTAATCGCTTACAACAAAATCACAAAAGACCGCTATTTACCAACCGGTCCTGAGTTAGCACAATCTGCCCAAATATTTGATATCAGCGGAGATAAAATGGAATTAGTACTTGACTTCCCAACCATTGGTGAGCCACACTACGCCCAAGCCGCACCGGCCGATTTAATCCGAAACAACGGTCAGTTGAAATTCTATAAAATTGCCGACAACAACCACCCATTTGTGGCCAAAGGGGAAAAAGAAGCCAAAGTCACTCGCAAAGGAAACCGCGTAGATGTTTACATGACTTCTATCCGTTCTCACTTTGCTCCGGACAATATTGAAGGAATTAAAGTAGGTGATGAAGTATATTTCCACGTAACCAACTTAGAACAAGACTGGGATGTACCACACGGATTTGCCATCAAAGGCGCCGACAACGGAGAGTTGTTAATCATGCCTGGTGAAACCGCAACCTTAAAATGGGTTCCGAAAAAAACCGGTATCTGGCCAATGTATTGTACCGATTTCTGTAGTGCGCTACACCAAGAAATGCAAGGCTATGTCAGAGTATCACCGGCCGGAAGCAGTGTTCCGCTCTCTTGGAGCGTGGGAACCAACTTGCCGAAGGCCACCAAATAA
- a CDS encoding c-type cytochrome, protein MKKLFLTALAFSLLIACGKKEKETEEYNPAADPSATETTATDPSSYDPKRGEGKFTTVELGAALDQAMATKGEEVSGVKCTSCHKMTDEKLVGPGWKGVTERRKPEWIMNFITNPDPMIDKDPEVQAQLEICLVRMPNQGLSDDDARHILEYMRKNDGVK, encoded by the coding sequence ATGAAAAAATTATTTTTAACTGCTCTTGCTTTTTCTCTGTTAATCGCTTGTGGTAAAAAGGAAAAAGAAACCGAAGAGTATAATCCTGCGGCTGACCCAAGTGCAACAGAAACAACGGCTACTGACCCATCTTCTTATGACCCAAAAAGAGGTGAAGGTAAATTTACAACTGTAGAACTAGGCGCTGCTTTAGACCAAGCCATGGCAACTAAAGGCGAAGAAGTTTCCGGAGTAAAATGTACCTCTTGCCACAAAATGACCGATGAAAAATTAGTCGGACCGGGATGGAAAGGCGTAACCGAAAGAAGAAAACCGGAATGGATTATGAACTTCATCACTAATCCTGACCCAATGATTGACAAAGATCCTGAAGTTCAAGCGCAATTAGAGATTTGTTTGGTTCGTATGCCAAATCAAGGTCTTAGCGACGACGATGCCAGACACATCTTGGAATATATGCGTAAAAACGACGGTGTAAAATAA
- a CDS encoding 2-hydroxyacid dehydrogenase, with translation MPNQDIKILHIDSNHPLLWEQLEQAGFQNEADFSSSKTEIEAKIHNYHGVVIRSRFKIDKDFLDKATNLKFIARVGAGLESIDCEYAETKGIHLIAAPEGNRNAVGEHALGMLLSIMNKLNRADRLVREGKWIREGNRGYELEGKTVGLIGYGNMGKAFAKKLRGFDVTVLCYDILPNVGDANAKQVSLTELQAQADVLSLHIPWTPETDKMVTTEFINAFAKPFWFVNTSRGKNVVTDDLVAALESGKILGAGLDVLEYEKLSFENLFIDSEKPKAFEYLLQAENVLLTPHIAGWTFESHEKLAQTIVDKIVQLRITNCF, from the coding sequence ATGCCTAACCAAGATATTAAGATTCTCCATATCGACAGCAATCATCCTTTATTGTGGGAACAATTGGAGCAAGCCGGTTTTCAGAATGAAGCCGATTTTTCTTCTTCTAAAACTGAAATAGAAGCCAAAATTCATAACTATCACGGTGTGGTTATTCGCAGTCGGTTTAAAATTGACAAAGATTTTTTAGACAAAGCCACGAATCTGAAATTCATTGCCAGAGTTGGTGCCGGATTGGAAAGCATTGATTGTGAGTATGCTGAGACCAAAGGCATTCATCTTATCGCTGCTCCTGAAGGGAATCGGAATGCGGTTGGGGAACATGCTTTGGGCATGCTTTTATCTATAATGAACAAACTGAATCGCGCTGATAGATTAGTGCGTGAAGGCAAATGGATAAGAGAAGGCAATCGAGGGTATGAGTTAGAAGGCAAAACGGTGGGACTTATCGGTTATGGCAATATGGGAAAAGCATTTGCCAAAAAATTACGCGGATTTGATGTAACCGTTTTGTGTTATGATATTCTTCCTAATGTGGGCGATGCCAATGCGAAGCAAGTTTCCCTTACCGAATTACAAGCCCAAGCCGATGTGTTGAGTTTGCACATTCCGTGGACGCCCGAAACGGATAAAATGGTTACTACTGAATTTATCAATGCTTTTGCTAAGCCGTTTTGGTTTGTCAATACTTCCCGTGGGAAAAATGTAGTAACTGATGATTTGGTTGCTGCTTTGGAATCGGGTAAAATTCTTGGCGCCGGATTGGATGTTTTGGAATATGAAAAATTGTCTTTTGAAAATCTTTTTATCGATAGCGAAAAACCCAAAGCTTTTGAGTATTTACTCCAAGCAGAGAATGTTTTATTAACGCCACATATCGCCGGTTGGACGTTTGAAAGCCATGAAAAATTGGCACAGACTATCGTGGATAAAATTGTTCAATTACGAATTACAAATTGTTTTTGA